A genome region from Pseudorca crassidens isolate mPseCra1 chromosome 20, mPseCra1.hap1, whole genome shotgun sequence includes the following:
- the LOC137214852 gene encoding kallikrein-6-like isoform X2: protein MLLRLSRPAKFSAHIQPLSLESDCAANHTSCHILGWGKTADGDFPNIIQCAYLHLVPREECERAYPGEITQNMVCAGDEKLGKDSCQGDSGGPLVCGDRLRGLVSWGNVPCGSKEKPGVYTDVCRYGHWIRKTIQAN from the exons ATGCTGTTGCGCCTGTCACGTCCAGCCAAATTCTCTGCACACATACAGCCCCTGTCCCTGGAAAGTGACTGCGCAGCCAACCACACCAGCTGCCACATCCTAGGCTGGGGCAAGACGGCAGATG GTGATTTCCCTAACATCATCCAGTGTGCATACCTCCACCTGGTGCCCCGTGAGGAGTGTGAGCGTGCCTACCCTGGCGAGATCACCCAAAACATGGTGTGTGCCGGGGATGAGAAGCTCGGGAAGGACTCCTGCCAG GGTGATTCTGGGGGTCCGTTGGTGTGTGGCGACCGTCTCCGAGGCCTTGTGTCATGGGGTAACGTCCCCTGCGGATCCAAGGAGAAGCCAGGCGTCTACACCGACGTCTGCAGATATGGCCACTGGATCCGAAAAACCATTCAGGCCAACTGA
- the LOC137214852 gene encoding kallikrein-6-like isoform X1, producing the protein MELTGAWHWVLGTDKARLFEGPFPTAPGSAPQPGAGAGTSLVTHAFLLAGSAVSREDTEVLQHPQRDLQAGMAMKTLIVTLILVAAAQSEEQNKVLHGGPCEQTSHPYQAALYASGHLLCGGVLIHPLWVLTAAHCKKPNLQVYLGKHNLQQRESFQEESSVFRTVVHPGYNAAIHDQDIMLLRLSRPAKFSAHIQPLSLESDCAANHTSCHILGWGKTADGDFPNIIQCAYLHLVPREECERAYPGEITQNMVCAGDEKLGKDSCQGDSGGPLVCGDRLRGLVSWGNVPCGSKEKPGVYTDVCRYGHWIRKTIQAN; encoded by the exons ATGGAGCTGACAGGAGCATGGCACTGGGTGCTGGGGACAGACAAAGCCCGATTGTTCGAAGGCCCTTTCCCCACAGCGCCTGGGTCCGCACCAcagcctggggcaggggcgggTACCAGCTTGGTGACACACGCTTTCTTGCTGGCTGGTTCTGCTGTGTCTCGCGAGGACACTGAGGTTCTCCAGCACCCACAGAGGGACTTACAGGCAG GAATGGCCATGAAGACGCTGATTGTAACACTGATTCTGGTCGCTGCAG cccagTCAGAGGAACAGAATAAGGTGCTGCATGGTGGACCCTGTGAGCAGACGTCTCACCCCTACCAAGCTGCCCTTTACGCCTCAGGCCACTTGCTCTGTGGGGGGGTCCTCATTCACCCACTGTGGGTCCTCACCGCTGCCCACTGCAAAAAACC GAATCTTCAGGTCTACCTGGGGAAGCACAACCTTCAGCAAAGGGAGAGTTTCCAGGAGGAGAGCTCTGTTTTCCGGACTGTGGTCCACCCTGGCTACAACGCCGCCATCCATGACCAGGACATCATGCTGTTGCGCCTGTCACGTCCAGCCAAATTCTCTGCACACATACAGCCCCTGTCCCTGGAAAGTGACTGCGCAGCCAACCACACCAGCTGCCACATCCTAGGCTGGGGCAAGACGGCAGATG GTGATTTCCCTAACATCATCCAGTGTGCATACCTCCACCTGGTGCCCCGTGAGGAGTGTGAGCGTGCCTACCCTGGCGAGATCACCCAAAACATGGTGTGTGCCGGGGATGAGAAGCTCGGGAAGGACTCCTGCCAG GGTGATTCTGGGGGTCCGTTGGTGTGTGGCGACCGTCTCCGAGGCCTTGTGTCATGGGGTAACGTCCCCTGCGGATCCAAGGAGAAGCCAGGCGTCTACACCGACGTCTGCAGATATGGCCACTGGATCCGAAAAACCATTCAGGCCAACTGA
- the LOC137214852 gene encoding kallikrein-6-like isoform X3, protein MAMKTLIVTLILVAAAQSEEQNKVLHGGPCEQTSHPYQAALYASGHLLCGGVLIHPLWVLTAAHCKKPNLQVYLGKHNLQQRESFQEESSVFRTVVHPGYNAAIHDQDIMLLRLSRPAKFSAHIQPLSLESDCAANHTSCHILGWGKTADGDFPNIIQCAYLHLVPREECERAYPGEITQNMVCAGDEKLGKDSCQGDSGGPLVCGDRLRGLVSWGNVPCGSKEKPGVYTDVCRYGHWIRKTIQAN, encoded by the exons ATGGCCATGAAGACGCTGATTGTAACACTGATTCTGGTCGCTGCAG cccagTCAGAGGAACAGAATAAGGTGCTGCATGGTGGACCCTGTGAGCAGACGTCTCACCCCTACCAAGCTGCCCTTTACGCCTCAGGCCACTTGCTCTGTGGGGGGGTCCTCATTCACCCACTGTGGGTCCTCACCGCTGCCCACTGCAAAAAACC GAATCTTCAGGTCTACCTGGGGAAGCACAACCTTCAGCAAAGGGAGAGTTTCCAGGAGGAGAGCTCTGTTTTCCGGACTGTGGTCCACCCTGGCTACAACGCCGCCATCCATGACCAGGACATCATGCTGTTGCGCCTGTCACGTCCAGCCAAATTCTCTGCACACATACAGCCCCTGTCCCTGGAAAGTGACTGCGCAGCCAACCACACCAGCTGCCACATCCTAGGCTGGGGCAAGACGGCAGATG GTGATTTCCCTAACATCATCCAGTGTGCATACCTCCACCTGGTGCCCCGTGAGGAGTGTGAGCGTGCCTACCCTGGCGAGATCACCCAAAACATGGTGTGTGCCGGGGATGAGAAGCTCGGGAAGGACTCCTGCCAG GGTGATTCTGGGGGTCCGTTGGTGTGTGGCGACCGTCTCCGAGGCCTTGTGTCATGGGGTAACGTCCCCTGCGGATCCAAGGAGAAGCCAGGCGTCTACACCGACGTCTGCAGATATGGCCACTGGATCCGAAAAACCATTCAGGCCAACTGA